CGTACGCGATCGCATGGGCATCCATGTCCACACAGTCCATGTGCACGGCAGCCTCCGGGTGGTTGAGGAAAAACTCTCGCACATCTCGCGCTGGACCACTGGCGACATTCAGCACGGCCAGGGGTCCACGCCCTGAGTGAGCCGCCAAGTGGGTCTCCATGAGATCCTGAAAGTAGGCTTTGCGGTTTCTCACTGCTACCGGGGCGGCCTGACTGTGGAAATAAAGATCCCATAGCCGCAGGCTGGCATCGGTGTGAGTGCGGCGGGTGTAAATATGGTCAATGATTTCGAAATCGCCGCTGTAGCCATACTTTCGTTCCAGGGCCTCTGCCTGCATCGTCCCTGGTAGATGGATGCGGGTGATCTCGCGGATGTATTCGGACACTTCTTCCTGGCTCACGCTGCCCCCGCGCACCGAGTCGCCCAAATGACGCACGGCCCGGTTCAGCACGCTATACTCCTGAGGCTGCGGCCCGCCTTTGCTCAAAAAATCGTGCAGCAGGTCGTCGAAGGAGTTTAGCAGATGCGAATCGCGCCGATGAAGCACCGGAGACTCGGCGGTGAGAATGGAGTAGGGCGGTGGCATCTCGGGATTATTTTAAAATATCGGGGCCACTTGGTAATAAGTGGATCCGTTTTGTTAAAATAACCGAGATGTTAGGTCAGGCAAAATGCGAAATGTGTCGTTTGGGCAACTTTGTTTCTGAAAATTCAGTTTCATTCTGGTGAATCCGAAAGGTGGAGTAATTTCGAATCCAAAAATGCATAGGTCGTGCAAATTTGAGCCGCTTATCACCTTGGATTCTCCAAAAGCGCCGTGGAAGAGCAGCCTTTTTGATGGTTGGTTATGTCATAGCCTGGCTTTTCGGACCCTTTTTTGCTGTTAAGTTCCAGGTGCTTCCTGCTCTATGTCTCCCGAATTTCTTTTTCAGGCGGTTGTCTATCTCATCGCGGCTGTCGTGGCGGTGCCCATCGCCAAGCGGCTGGGGCTGGGTTCCGTCCTGGGGTATCTACTGGCAGGGATTGTCATCGGCCCTTCTTTGCTAGGCCTTGTGGGCGAGGTGGAGGATGTGCAGCACTTCGCCGAATTCGGGGTGGTCATGATGCTTTTTGTCGTGGGACTGGAACTGCGACCCAGTCTACTGTGGCGGTTGCGGGGGCCTATTTTAGGCACAGGAAGTGCCCAGGTGCTGGCCACGGCAGCGGTGGTGGCGGGTGTGGCCGCTTTGTGTGGGCAGGCCTGGCCTGTGGCGGTAACCGTCGGTCTGATATTGACCATGTCCTCGACGGCCATTGTCATCCAGTCGTTGGCGGAGAGGAAGCTGCTGAATACCCGGGGTGGCCAGGCCTGCTTTTCGGTGCTGCTATTTCAGGACATTGCCGTCATCCCCATTCTCGCGGCGCTGCCTTGGCTGGCGAAGGTCCATGGTGGCTCAAATGCCGGGGATCACAGCCACGGGCATGAGTCTGCGCTGGCACATCTACCCCAGTGGGCGCAGACCCTGTGCACCATCGGGGCGGTGGTGGCAGTCGTCGTCGTGGCGCATTACTTCCTGCGCTACGTGTTCCGTTACGTTGCCGCCTCCAAGCTGCGCGAAATGTTCACCATCGTCGCCCTGCTGGTGGTGGCGGGCGTGGCCTGGCTGATGCAACTGGTGGGACTCTCAGCCGCTCTGGGCACCTTCATCGCTGGGGTGGTTTTGGCGGAAAGTGAGTACCGTCATCAGTTGGAGGCGGATGTGGAGCCCTTCAAAGGGCTACTTCTGGGGCTGTTCTTCATGGCTGTGGGGGCCGGGCTAAATCTCGGCCTGGTGGTGGCCCAGCCCGGGATGATTGCGCTGCTCGTTTTCGGGCTCATCGCGGTGAAGTTTTTCGTGCTGCTGGCCCTAGGGGGTGTGTTCCAGCTTGGCTGGGGCGCCTCCTTCATCTTCTCCT
The Prosthecobacter algae genome window above contains:
- a CDS encoding monovalent cation:proton antiporter-2 (CPA2) family protein; this encodes MSPEFLFQAVVYLIAAVVAVPIAKRLGLGSVLGYLLAGIVIGPSLLGLVGEVEDVQHFAEFGVVMMLFVVGLELRPSLLWRLRGPILGTGSAQVLATAAVVAGVAALCGQAWPVAVTVGLILTMSSTAIVIQSLAERKLLNTRGGQACFSVLLFQDIAVIPILAALPWLAKVHGGSNAGDHSHGHESALAHLPQWAQTLCTIGAVVAVVVVAHYFLRYVFRYVAASKLREMFTIVALLVVAGVAWLMQLVGLSAALGTFIAGVVLAESEYRHQLEADVEPFKGLLLGLFFMAVGAGLNLGLVVAQPGMIALLVFGLIAVKFFVLLALGGVFQLGWGASFIFSCALAQGGEFCFVLLGTAGGLGLVGPELAGPLNAAVAISMALTPLMLIANDRLIQPRFASTTPKREHDVVESHDHPVILAGFGRFGHIIGRLLQSNGFGVTVLDNDPDQVEMLGRFGLKSFYGDASRADLLAAAGAEKAKLFVCAVDDEAKSLEIVDLVRHEFPHLRILARATSRNHAYELIKRGITDYRRDLLGSSLDLSVDILRALGYRAHRAVRAVELFRCYDEESVRELAKHYGGDQATYISMARQHLENLESVFRQDLKRQHLDAEDAWDIAGPPKER
- a CDS encoding class I SAM-dependent methyltransferase, which produces MPPPYSILTAESPVLHRRDSHLLNSFDDLLHDFLSKGGPQPQEYSVLNRAVRHLGDSVRGGSVSQEEVSEYIREITRIHLPGTMQAEALERKYGYSGDFEIIDHIYTRRTHTDASLRLWDLYFHSQAAPVAVRNRKAYFQDLMETHLAAHSGRGPLAVLNVASGPARDVREFFLNHPEAAVHMDCVDMDAHAIAYAQNLCSPWESQLHFHHRNVLRFVPTRGYDLTWSAGLFDYLSDRLFVHVLKAMMAVTKPGGEVVVGNFSDFNPSRDYMELLGHWQLIHRSRETLTALAARAGASPDQVQIHWEPEGVNYFLHIRR